The Halichoerus grypus chromosome 9, mHalGry1.hap1.1, whole genome shotgun sequence genome has a window encoding:
- the COX7A2 gene encoding cytochrome c oxidase subunit 7A2, mitochondrial, whose product MRNLLALRQIAQRTISTASRRQFENKVPEKQKLFQEDNGIPVHLKGGVADALLYRATMILTVGGTAYAIYQLAMASFPKKQD is encoded by the exons ATGCGGAATCTGCTG GCTCTTCGTCAGATTGCCCAGAGGACCATAAGTACTGCTTCACGCAGGcagtttgaaaataaagttccagagaaacaaaagctaTTTCAG GAGGATAATGGAATTCCAGTGCATCTAAAGGGTGGAGTAGCTGATGCCCTCCTGTATAGAGCCACTATGATACTTACAGTTGGTG gaacaGCATATGCCATATATCAGCTAGCTATGGCTTCATTTCCCAAGAAGCAGGATTGA